In Promicromonospora sp. Populi, one genomic interval encodes:
- a CDS encoding anthranilate synthase component I has translation MTQLDSQPDTHEARAATAPADLPWGRTWPGLPQFREMAVDRRVIPVVRPLLADDATPVGLYRTLARSRPGSFILESAESDGVWARWSFVGVASRATLTSNNGQAVWTGDVPVGIPTEGDVVDVLEAALAALRTPGVANLPPLTGGLAGVLGWDIVRHWEPTLPATAPDEVGAPELALCLATDLAVVDHREGTVWLVANAINADATNERVDEAYADAVARLDAMEAQLAAVGPRVTSVLVEDAPEPQLEFRSTQEEFENAVLAGKEAIRDGDVFQVVLSQRLDLDCPADPLDVYRALRTINPSPYMYYFHLAKPDGAEFAVVGSSPETLVKVDDGHVTTYPIAGSRPRGAHPEEDQELGDELMADPKERAEHIMLVDLSRNDMVKVCEPTSVEVVEFMKVRRFSHIMHMCSTVVGRLRAGRSALDALRATFPAGTLSGAPKPRAIALIDELEPASRGIYGGVCGYFDFGGNMDVAIAIRTAYIADGRASVQAGAGIVADSVPATEYAESRNKAAAAVRAIQLASRLTPLGTAQSGTASLGTTGGGK, from the coding sequence GTGACCCAGCTCGACAGCCAGCCCGACACCCACGAGGCCCGCGCGGCGACAGCACCCGCCGACCTGCCCTGGGGTCGTACCTGGCCGGGCTTGCCGCAGTTCCGGGAGATGGCCGTCGACCGCCGGGTGATCCCCGTGGTCCGGCCGCTGCTGGCCGACGACGCGACACCGGTCGGCCTCTACCGCACGCTGGCCCGGAGCCGGCCGGGCAGCTTCATCCTGGAGTCGGCGGAGTCCGACGGCGTATGGGCGCGCTGGTCATTCGTGGGCGTCGCGTCCCGCGCGACCCTGACCAGCAACAATGGCCAGGCCGTGTGGACGGGCGACGTGCCGGTCGGCATCCCGACCGAGGGCGACGTCGTCGACGTGCTGGAGGCGGCCCTCGCCGCCCTCCGCACCCCCGGGGTGGCGAACCTGCCGCCGCTGACCGGCGGCCTGGCGGGCGTGCTGGGCTGGGACATCGTGCGGCACTGGGAGCCGACACTCCCGGCGACCGCCCCCGACGAGGTGGGCGCGCCTGAGCTCGCCCTGTGCCTCGCCACCGACCTCGCGGTGGTGGACCACCGGGAGGGCACGGTGTGGCTCGTCGCGAACGCGATCAACGCCGACGCCACCAACGAGCGCGTCGACGAGGCGTACGCGGACGCCGTCGCGCGGCTCGACGCCATGGAGGCGCAGCTCGCGGCAGTCGGCCCGCGGGTCACTTCCGTGCTCGTGGAGGACGCACCCGAGCCGCAGCTCGAGTTCCGGTCCACCCAGGAGGAGTTCGAGAACGCGGTGCTCGCCGGCAAGGAGGCGATCCGCGACGGTGACGTGTTCCAGGTGGTGCTCTCCCAGCGCCTCGACCTGGACTGCCCGGCCGACCCGCTCGACGTGTACCGGGCGCTGCGGACCATCAACCCGAGCCCGTACATGTACTACTTCCACCTGGCGAAGCCCGACGGCGCCGAGTTCGCCGTGGTCGGCTCCAGCCCGGAGACCCTCGTGAAGGTGGACGACGGCCACGTCACCACCTACCCGATCGCCGGGTCCCGGCCGCGCGGCGCGCACCCCGAGGAGGACCAGGAGCTTGGCGACGAGCTCATGGCCGACCCCAAGGAGCGGGCCGAGCACATCATGCTCGTCGACCTGTCCCGCAACGACATGGTGAAGGTCTGCGAGCCCACCAGCGTCGAGGTGGTCGAGTTCATGAAGGTGCGCCGGTTCAGCCACATCATGCACATGTGCTCGACAGTGGTGGGCCGGCTGCGCGCGGGCCGCAGCGCGCTCGACGCGCTGCGGGCGACCTTCCCGGCCGGCACCCTGTCCGGCGCGCCCAAGCCCCGCGCGATCGCCCTGATCGACGAGCTGGAGCCTGCCTCTCGCGGCATCTACGGCGGGGTCTGCGGGTACTTCGACTTCGGCGGCAACATGGACGTGGCCATCGCGATCCGCACCGCGTACATCGCCGACGGCCGCGCCAGCGTCCAGGCCGGCGCGGGCATCGTGGCCGACTCGGTGCCCGCGACCGAGTACGCGGAGTCGCGCAACAAGGCGGCCGCGGCGGTGCGCGCCATCCAGCTCGCGTCGCGCCTGACGCCATTGGGGACCGCGCAGTCGGGGACCGCTTCGCTGGGGACGACAGGGGGCGGCAAGTGA
- the hisI gene encoding phosphoribosyl-AMP cyclohydrolase, whose product MPDVLSSSISARLKRDDAGLVAAVVQQHDTGEVLMVGWMDDEALRRTLTEGRVTFWSRSREEYWRKGDTSGHAQYVKAASIDCDGDALLIQVDQVGAACHTGTRTCFEAGGDLGAVVGERDQPDTKARNEENR is encoded by the coding sequence GTGCCCGACGTTCTTAGTTCCAGCATCTCTGCACGGCTCAAGCGGGACGACGCCGGCCTGGTGGCCGCCGTCGTACAGCAGCACGACACGGGCGAGGTGCTCATGGTCGGCTGGATGGACGACGAGGCCCTGCGCCGGACCCTCACCGAGGGCCGCGTGACCTTCTGGTCCCGCAGCCGCGAGGAGTACTGGCGCAAGGGCGACACGTCCGGGCACGCCCAGTACGTCAAGGCCGCCAGCATCGACTGCGACGGCGACGCGCTGCTGATCCAGGTGGACCAGGTGGGCGCGGCGTGCCACACCGGGACGCGCACCTGCTTTGAGGCCGGCGGCGACCTGGGCGCCGTCGTCGGCGAACGCGACCAGCCGGACACCAAAGCGCGCAACGAGGAGAACCGGTGA
- a CDS encoding ABC transporter ATP-binding protein, which translates to MTAVTGEPDVTDLPEDELDADGARIESTSSLGVLATLRRGIQISPEMTRGIWITLGLASLAAAGRVVVPLAVQQTIDVGILADAGPDVGRVALLAALAVGALVLAGLCAALVNVRLFRSAEAGLATLRVKAFRHVHNLSTLTQNTERRGALVSRVTNDVDTVSLFVQWGGIMLLVSALQVLVATGLMLVYSPILTAVVWISFVPMFLVIRYGQKYVNRAYTLVRERVGAMLGAISESVVGAETVRAYGASARTGRRIAGAVEDTRSAQARSQVLVAATFSSGVLISNLVLAVVVVVGTLPGVGGGLSAGQLVAFLFLVQLFTGPVQMATEILNELQNAVAGWRRVIAVLDTPVQVAEKPGAETQQRGPARVTLRDVRFAYPSGPEVLHGVTLDLPARTRVAVVGQTGSGKTTIAKLVTRLMDPTAGVVELDGVDLRDLSFASLRERVVLVPQEGFLFDGTVLENAAYGLRTPLSGGERAAVVGAFGELGLSDWVDDLPDGLDTAVGQRGEALSAGERQLVAIARAYLASPDLLVLDEATSAVDPATEVRIARALDSLTAGRSTITIAHRLSTAEASDLVVVVDEGHVAEVGEHADLVTANGIYARMHASWVSQTR; encoded by the coding sequence ATGACCGCGGTGACAGGCGAGCCCGACGTGACCGACCTGCCGGAGGACGAGCTCGACGCCGACGGCGCGCGGATCGAGTCGACCAGCAGCCTCGGCGTGCTGGCCACGCTGCGGCGTGGGATCCAGATCAGCCCCGAGATGACGAGGGGCATCTGGATCACGCTGGGTCTCGCGTCCCTGGCCGCCGCGGGCCGCGTGGTGGTTCCGCTCGCCGTGCAGCAGACCATCGACGTCGGCATCCTGGCCGACGCCGGGCCCGACGTCGGCCGGGTGGCCCTCCTGGCCGCCCTCGCGGTCGGGGCGCTGGTGCTGGCCGGGCTGTGCGCCGCGCTGGTGAACGTGCGCCTGTTCCGCTCGGCCGAGGCCGGGCTGGCGACGCTGCGGGTCAAGGCGTTCCGGCACGTGCACAACCTGTCGACCCTCACGCAGAACACCGAGCGCCGCGGCGCCCTGGTCTCGCGCGTGACCAACGATGTCGACACGGTGTCGCTGTTCGTGCAGTGGGGCGGCATCATGCTGCTCGTCAGCGCGCTGCAGGTCCTGGTCGCGACCGGGCTCATGCTCGTCTACTCGCCGATCCTGACGGCGGTGGTGTGGATCAGCTTTGTGCCGATGTTCCTCGTCATCCGGTACGGGCAGAAGTACGTGAACCGCGCGTACACGCTGGTCCGGGAGCGGGTCGGGGCGATGCTCGGCGCCATCTCCGAGTCCGTGGTGGGCGCGGAGACGGTGCGCGCCTACGGCGCCTCCGCACGCACGGGACGGCGGATCGCCGGCGCCGTCGAGGACACCCGCAGCGCGCAGGCCCGGTCGCAGGTGCTGGTCGCCGCGACGTTCTCGTCCGGGGTGCTGATCTCCAACCTCGTGCTGGCTGTGGTGGTGGTCGTGGGCACGCTGCCCGGTGTGGGCGGTGGCCTCAGCGCGGGGCAGCTCGTGGCGTTCCTGTTCCTGGTGCAGCTGTTCACCGGCCCGGTGCAGATGGCCACCGAGATCCTCAACGAGCTGCAGAACGCCGTGGCCGGCTGGCGGCGCGTGATCGCCGTGCTCGACACGCCGGTCCAGGTGGCCGAGAAGCCCGGGGCGGAAACGCAGCAGCGCGGGCCGGCGCGCGTGACCCTGCGCGACGTCCGGTTCGCCTACCCGAGCGGCCCCGAGGTGCTGCACGGCGTGACGCTCGACCTGCCGGCGCGCACCAGGGTGGCGGTCGTGGGCCAGACCGGTTCGGGCAAGACGACCATCGCGAAGCTCGTCACGCGCCTCATGGACCCGACGGCGGGCGTCGTGGAGCTGGACGGCGTGGACCTGCGCGACCTGTCCTTCGCCTCGCTGCGCGAGCGGGTGGTACTGGTGCCGCAGGAGGGCTTCCTCTTCGACGGCACGGTGCTGGAGAACGCGGCCTACGGGCTCCGCACGCCGCTGAGCGGGGGAGAACGGGCGGCGGTGGTCGGGGCGTTCGGTGAGCTCGGGCTGTCCGACTGGGTCGACGATCTGCCGGACGGGCTCGATACCGCCGTCGGGCAGCGGGGGGAGGCGCTCTCGGCGGGGGAGCGGCAGCTCGTCGCGATCGCGCGTGCCTACCTCGCGAGTCCGGACCTGCTGGTGCTCGACGAGGCGACCTCCGCGGTCGACCCCGCCACCGAGGTCCGCATCGCGCGGGCCCTGGACTCGCTGACGGCGGGCCGGTCCACGATCACGATCGCGCACCGCCTCTCCACCGCCGAGGCGTCCGACCTGGTGGTCGTGGTGGACGAGGGCCACGTGGCAGAGGTAGGCGAGCACGCCGACCTGGTGACGGCAAACGGGATCTACGCCCGCATGCACGCGAGCTGGGTCTCCCAGACCCGCTAG